One genomic region from Nymphaea colorata isolate Beijing-Zhang1983 chromosome 12, ASM883128v2, whole genome shotgun sequence encodes:
- the LOC116265188 gene encoding pentatricopeptide repeat-containing protein At3g51320, whose product MAATVLARHLLRLSPRILPQKFLLPRFSSLSNRISLYHPSLLLLQSCRTVKELKQIHAHFIVSGLCDHPFSLSRLIKCSASPDSGCIDYALLIFRYSNSPDTFTYNTLIKALSLSSDPRRCVAFYYQMLAAGAIPNSYTFPPLANACGRAGAVGDGEKIHGQAVKNGVDAILFVQNSLMHMYSCLGLLDCTRQLFDEMSERDCVSWNTMIDAYLKTRNVEPARNLFDIMPERNVVTWNTMIGGYLRVGNPGYALKLFRKMQLTDVKATDRTIVNALTGCGRSARLLEGRSVHGYLVKNDIDFSLIIGTALMDMYGRCGRLDLAHKLFSTMPKKNVVSWNVMIMAHATHGHGMDAITLFEEMRSSGGAVLPDEVTFIGVLCACAHLGAADHGQRYFDMMSRDYGVTPSFAHYWCLANLYGGIGLVQEAEEIIKSMPMESESFLWGGLLSFCRFHGDVDLGEKIAKKLIELEPYNSARYTLLLNVYAVAGRWEDVVKLKETMKERGLKSLTSCSLIDLNNTVHDFVAGDKSRPEMQEIYLMMDEVAKRLNSPPCDGQAKVEI is encoded by the coding sequence ATGGCAGCAACCGTCCTCGCTCGACACCTCCTCCGTCTGAGTCCCCGCATTCTCCCGCAAAAATTCCTGCTACCCAGGTTTTCTTCTCTATCCAATCGTATTTCTCTCTACCACCCATCTCTCCTCCTGCTTCAATCTTGCCGAACCGTAAAAGAGTTGAAGCAAATACACGCCCACTTTATCGTCTCCGGCCTCTGCGATCACCCTTTCTCATTGAGCCGATTGATCAAGTGCTCCGCGTCGCCGGATTCTGGCTGTATCGATTATGCGCTTTTGATTTTCCGGTATTCCAACTCGCCAGACACGTTCACCTACAACACATTGATCAAAGCTCTCTCCTTGAGCTCGGACCCACGCAGGTGTGTCGCCTTCTACTACCAGATGCTGGCTGCAGGTGCGATTCCCAATAGTTATACGTTCCCGCCGTTGGCAAATGCTTGCGGCCGCGCAGGCGCTGTTGGAGATGGGGAGAAGATCCATGGTCAGGCGGTCAAGAATGGGGTTGATGCGATCCTGTTTGTTCAGAACTCTCTTATGCATATGTACTCCTGTTTAGGTCTGTTGGATTGCACTCGCCAACTGTTCGACGAAATGTCTGAAAGAGATTGCGTTTCTTGGAACACTATGATTGATGCCTACCTTAAGACCAGAAATGTCGAGCCTGCCAGGAACTTGTTCGATATAATGCCTGAGAGAAATGTGGTGACTTGGAACACTATGATTGGCGGGTACCTGCGAGTTGGTAATCCTGGCTATGCATTAAAATTGTTCAGGAAGATGCAATTGACAGACGTGAAGGCCACAGACAGAACAATTGTAAATGCACTCACCGGCTGTGGGAGGTCTGCTAGGTTACTAGAAGGACGGTCCGTGCATGGGTACTTGGTGAAGAATGACATCGACTTCAGTTTGATAATAGGTACAGCTTTAATGGATATGTATGGAAGATGTGGTCGTCTGGATTTAGCACATAAATTATTTAGCACAATGCCTAAGAAAAATGTAGTCTCTTGGAACGTGATGATAATGGCTCATGCTACACATGGACATGGCATGGACGCAATCACGCTGTTTGAGGAGATGCGGTCGAGTGGTGGAGCAGTCCTACCTGATGAAGTCACGTTTATTGGTGTCCTGTGCGCCTGTGCACACTTAGGGGCGGCTGACCACGGACAAAGATACTTTGATATGATGAGTCGGGATTATGGTGTTACCCCTTCATTTGCTCATTACTGGTGTTTGGCAAATCTTTATGGAGGAATTGGTCTTGTTCAGGAGGCTGAGGAAATTATCAAAAGCATGCCAATGGAATCTGAGTCATTCTTATGGGGTGGATTATTAAGCTTTTGTAGGTTTCATGGAGATGTAGATCTAGGGGAGAAGATTGCCAAAAAATTGATAGAGTTAGAGCCTTATAATTCAGCACGATACACATTATTGCTGAATGTCTATGCAGTAGCAGGTAGATGGGAGGATGTTGTGAAATTGAAGGAGACAATGAAGGAACGGGGTTTGAAGAGTTTGACCAGTTGTAGTTTGATTGATTTAAATAACACTGTGCATGATTTTGTTGCGGGTGACAAATCAAGACCGGAGATGCAGGAGATATATTTGATGATGGATGAAGTTGCTAAGCGGTTGAACTCACCGCCATGTGATGGTCAGGCTAAAGTGGAAATTTGA